The following is a genomic window from Hymenobacter sp. APR13.
CCAGCAGAATAGCTACCGTCACGGCCGTGCTCAGCCACTCGTAGCCGGGCATATGGGCCTTAATGGCGTACGTCACGGAAGCCTCGCCGCCCAGGGCTGGGTCGGCAAATTCGCGCCAGTTGGCAACGCCCGTCAGCACGTGGCCGAACAGGATATAAAGCACGGTGCACACGGCCAGCGAGCCGAGGATACCGATAGGCATGTCGCGCTTGGGGTTTTTGGCTTCCTGCGCCGCGGTGCTTACGGCATCAAACCCAATGAAGGCGAAGAACACGATGGCTGCGCCACCCAGCACGCCGCCCCAGCCATGCTTGTTCCAAGCGGTGTATTCGCGCACTACCACGCCGGCCGCGTTTTTCACAGGCTCGGCGTTTTCAGGAATCAGGTACGGTGTGTGGTTGGCGGGATTGATAAACTGCCAGCCCACTGCAATGAATACCAGCACGATAGCCACTTTCAGAAACACCACAATGGCGTTGAACATGGCCGACTCCTGGGTGCCTTTGATGAGCAGCAGCGACAAGGCCACAATCACCAGCAGCGCCGGCAGATTGATGATGCCGTGCTGCATTACGCCGTCAACTACCGCGCTTTCGAAGGGCGAGTGGCTCAGGTTGTACGGTATACTGGTGCCAAAGACTTCCAGCAGCTTATTAAGGTATTCGCTCCAGGCAATGCTCACGGTGGCAGCCCCGAGGGCGTATTCCATGATCAGGGCCCAGCCGATAATCCAGGCCACAAACTCGCCCATGGTGGTGTAGGCGTAAGTGTAGGCCGAGCCGGCAATCGGAATCATGGCGGCAAACTCGGCGTAGCAGAGGCCAGCAAACACGCAGCCGATGGCGGCCACGATGAAGGCCAGCGTCACGCCCGGACCCGAGGCCTGGGCAGCGGCAGCGGCGGTGCGCACAAACAGGCCGGCGCCGATGATGGCGCCCACGCCCAGGGCCACCAGGTTGCCGGCGCCCAGCGTGCGCTTCAGCGTGCCGTGCCCGGTGGAATTAGCCTCGCCCAGCAGCTGGGCCAGCGGTTTTTTGGCGAAAATATTTGCCATACAGGTTTGGAGAGAGAAGAAAATGTAGAGGTGTAACCATGGTACCAACGGCCTGCAAGCCGTTGCGAGGCCCCGAATATAGGCGATTCTGTGCTTGATAAGCTAGCCACTCCCGATTAGCAGGCGCGGCAGGGGCCGGATTAAACTCCGGTGCCTGCCGCCACTCTAACCAGCCGTAACCACCTACATAGACTTCCCCACCATGAAAAAGATGCTTGTCCTGTTAGCCGCTGTTATTGTATCGGCCAGCGCCGCTTCCGCCCAAACCACTCCCACCTCCCGCATGGGTGCGGGCCGCATGCAGGACGCCGCCCGTACCCCCGAGCAGCGCGCCGAAATGCAAACCAAGCGCCTCACCCAGCAGCTGGGCCTTTCCGCCGACCAGAGCGCCAAAGTGCAGACCATTGCCCTGGCCGAAAACCAGGAGCTGCAGGCCCTGCGCGGCAAATATGCCTCGGCCGCCAACCGCAAAGGGGCCGGCCAGGAGCTGAAAGCCGTGCAGGAAAAATACGATGCGCAGCTGAAAAGCGTGTTCACGGCCGAGCAGTATGCCAAGTACACGCAGATGCGCGAAGACCGC
Proteins encoded in this region:
- a CDS encoding amino acid permease: MANIFAKKPLAQLLGEANSTGHGTLKRTLGAGNLVALGVGAIIGAGLFVRTAAAAAQASGPGVTLAFIVAAIGCVFAGLCYAEFAAMIPIAGSAYTYAYTTMGEFVAWIIGWALIMEYALGAATVSIAWSEYLNKLLEVFGTSIPYNLSHSPFESAVVDGVMQHGIINLPALLVIVALSLLLIKGTQESAMFNAIVVFLKVAIVLVFIAVGWQFINPANHTPYLIPENAEPVKNAAGVVVREYTAWNKHGWGGVLGGAAIVFFAFIGFDAVSTAAQEAKNPKRDMPIGILGSLAVCTVLYILFGHVLTGVANWREFADPALGGEASVTYAIKAHMPGYEWLSTAVTVAILLGFSSVILVMLMGQSRVFFSMAKDGLMPKAFSELHPRFGTPYKSNLALLVFVGGFAAFVPGSLAGDLTSFGTLLAFVLVSAGIWIMRRSDPAQHRPFRAPLSSPSFPLVPVMGVLVCTSMILALDSFTLKVALGWMILGFIVYFLYGKRNSMLQKGIVVMPTEMDEQAFIEPDKDNR